A window of Drosophila subobscura isolate 14011-0131.10 chromosome E, UCBerk_Dsub_1.0, whole genome shotgun sequence contains these coding sequences:
- the LOC117891819 gene encoding protein 4.1 homolog isoform X4 — protein MPAEIKPSAPAEPETPTKSKPKSNSSTFSKAALARVTLLDGSILDVTIDRKAKGRDLVNSICAGLNIIEKDYFGLTYETPTDLRTWLDLEKPVAKFFRTDPWPLSFAVKFYPPEPSQLQEDITRYHLCLQVRNDILEGRLPCTFVTHALLGSYLVQSEMGDYDAKDMPTRAYLKDFKIAPNQTPELEEKVMDLHKTHKGQSPAEAELHYLENAKKLAMYGVDLHPAKDSEGVDIMLGVCASGLLVYRDKLRINRFAWPKILKISYKRHHFYIKIRPGEFEQYESTIGFKLANHRAAKKLWKSCVEHHTFFRLMTPEPDNKSTLFPRFGSKYRYKGRTQYETRATPVDRTAPKFDRTLSGARLTSRSMDALAMAEKEKVARKSSTLDHRGDRADRGNDADAHSRSPIKNKKDKFLDLDMDEEKEAKLREKKLKEKEEKERKEKEKRDLDEKKKAEKAAKAAAAAAAAAAAGSGVNGNDELNDSNKSDKSGRRGVGIFSSGRKSKSGSPSKDGKDKSGKDKDKEVGRLGLVVTSGLGEQEQDEANKNAAKNRGSTTPGVTRPYEYAVGADGNASPTRKSYTPGGFRYDQDPNAKNIGVDGQEQLSPTSQQKKIGLAFNYAPGNESALKETAEKLKAGQLSPRTQDKLNRGQLSPKSRAKLLQDGNLSPTTRAKLQGSAVDAAAFPLSDAQKRSYSPTKGPQGYSSGAPGSYKPIIDPTSDFLESQRYNKEPGYGGLANAGAADAVGAGGAKKPGSPTKTGKGAVAGTGVGAAGGAAAGAAAAAAAAKPKKKRVKIMVITSKYDPATKRIDAENGTIEHSTGILDPGTGRIDTKYGVIDPKKGTLEALNTKTGKKELFQGDVDIKTGNLHLVSGVADPTTGRLDDTLGQIVCITPQDNPVVELTVITSRIDPATGKIDTVNGEVERSLGVLNLDTGLLDTKYGEINTRTGELKAIDPKSGKIVVSKNVKVDPGTGQITILGVLDPKTNKIDPNQGRIIEVGQQIDPIVEVTSLAGKFDSKKNIIDAKTAQVETSGGQFDPKAGKIDTKYGQIDLVKHTITFNDPKSGKTVTRDIKIEPATGQIVLKNQINPKNNKPDKDYARIISLRIVQQRVDPATKAPISQVSAAKDKDIIVDPKSNQIWVPTGASDPSTNEQQYISSSVDPKTGYVITIYGYLDPKTNEIKKQTKLDPNTIKIEPTSGKIYTATGEVDKATGEPLYAATQVDPESGDVYTKLARVDPKTGKIVIVRILLISKTDERGRPEEIDPETCEIDPVSGRVLKFFNKTVYVYNMIDPVTGEIVQVDPNDPRFAGARTTVTHTMTLTGEIDPVTGRIKSEYGDIDPNTGDIDPATAVTDPVTGKLILNYAQIDPSHFGKQAQVQTTTETVPITRQQFFDGVKHIGKEALRRDSEGSSEDDMTQQYGSDTVKDIVLSSPSQAGASSKLGKPVSTPTVVKTTTKQVLTKNNDGVTHNVEEEVRNLGTGEVTFSTQEHKKSPLYSSSATTTTGPHVESTRVVLGEDTPGYSGHGEIISTQTVSSKTRTVETITYKTERDGIVETRVEQKITIQSDGDPIDHDKALAEAIQEATAMNPDMTVEKIEIQQQTQ, from the exons ATGCCAGCGGAAATTAAACCATCCGCGCCCGCTGAGCCGGAAACGCCGACCAAGAGCAAACCTAAGAGCAATTCGTCGACATTCTCGAAGGCCGCTCTAGCCCGCGTTACCCTGCTCGATGGCTCCATTCTAGACGTGACCATTGAT CGGAAGGCCAAGGGTCGCGACTTAGTGAACTCCATATGTGCTGGCCTGAACATTATTGAGAAGGATTACTTTGGTCTGACCTATGAGACGCCCACAGATCTGCGCACCTGGCTGGACTTGGAAAAACCTGTGGCGAAGTTCTTTCGCACAGACCCGTGGCCTCTGTCGTTTGCGGTAAAGTTTTATCCGCCGGAGCCAtcgcagctgcaggaggataTCACGCGCTACCACCTGTGCCTGCAGGTGCGCAACGACATCTTGGAAGGCAGACTGCCATGCACATTTGTAACCCACGCCTTGCTCGGCTCCTACCTGGTCCAGTCCGAGATGGGCGACTATGATGCCAAGGATATGCCCACTCGAGCCTATCTAAAAGACTTCAAAATCGCTCCCAATCAAACGCCTGAGCTCGAGGAGAAAGTTATGGACTTGCACAAGACGCACAA GGGCCAATCGCCTGCCGAGGCTGAGTTGCATTACCTGGAAAATGCCAAGAAGCTGGCTATGTACGGCGTGGACTTGCACCCTGCCAAAGACTCCGAGGGTGTAGACATTATGCTGGGAGTGTGTGCATCCGGTTTGTTGGTCTACCGCGACAA ATTGCGCATCAACCGCTTCGCTTGGCCTAAGATCTTGAAGATCTCGTACAAGCGTCACCACTTCTACATCAAGATAAGACCGGGTGAATTCGAGCAATATGAATCTACCATTGGTTTTAAGCTTGCTAACCATCGGGCCGCTAAAAAGCTATGGAAGTCCTGTGTGGAACATCACACTTTCTTCCGCCTGATGACGCCGGAGCCGGACAATAAGTCGACCCTGTTCCCCAGGTTCGGGTCAAAGTACCGCTATAAGGGACGAACACAATATGAAACCAGAGCTACTCCCGTGGACCGTACGGCGCCCAAGTTTGACCGAACCCTATCAGGGGCTCGCCTTACGTCGCGCAGCATGGACG cGCTCGCCATGGCCGAGAAAGAAAAGGTGGCCCGCAAGAGCAGCACCCTGGACCATCGAGGAGACCGGGCAGATCGTGGAAATGATGCTGACGCTCACAGCCGTAGTCCaataaagaacaaaaaggATAAG TTCCTTGATCTTGATATG GACGAAGAGAAGGAGGCCAAGCTGCGAGAGAAGAAGCTCAAggaaaaggaggagaaggaacgcaaggagaaggagaagagagaTCTGGatgaaaagaaaaaggcagaaaaggctgccaaagcagctgctgccgctgctgctgctgccgctgcaggaTCGGGAGTCAATG gcAATGACGAGCTAAACGACTCCAACAAGTCTGACAAGTCCGGCAGACGT GGCGTTGGCATATTCTCCTCGGGTCGCAAGAGCAAGAGCGGCTCACCATCCAAGGATGGCAAGGACAAGTCCGGAAAGGACAAGGACAAAGAAGTAGGTCGACTTGGTCTTGTTGTTACTTCGGGGCTTGGTGAGCAGGAACAGGATGAGGCTAATAAAAATGCTGCCAAGAATCGGGGCTCAACTACCCCTGGCGTCACACGTCCCTATGAGTATGCTGTGGGTGCAGATGGAAACGCTAGCCCAACACGGAAATCCTACACACCTGGTGGCTTCCGCTACGACCAGGATCCCAATGCCAAGAATATTGGTGTCGATGGCCAAGAGCAGCTTTCGCCGACGTCACAGCAGAAGAAGATTGGCTTGGCGTTCAACTATGCTCCGGGCAACGAGAGCGCCCTGAAAGAAACAGCTGAAAAGCTCAAGGCCGGACAACTGTCACCCCGCACCCAGGACAAGTTGAACCGTGGTCAATTGTCGCCGAAGTCTAGAGCGAAGCTACTTCAAGACGGTAATCTTTCGCCTACGACTAGAGCCAAGCTCCAGGGCAGTGCCGTAGATGCGGCCGCTTTCCCCCTGAGCGATGCCCAGAAGAGATCTTATTCACCAACAAAGGGACCTCAGGGATATTCTTCCGGGGCACCGGGCAGCTATAAGCCCATAATTGATCCAACATCAGATTTTCTAGAGTCCCAGCGCTACAACAAGGAGCCAGGGTACGGAGGCTTGGCGAATGCTGGCGCGGCTGATGCtgttggagctggaggtgcTAAGAAGCCTGGCTCTCCCACAAAAACTGGCAAAGGTGCGGTTGCCGGAACAGGTGTTGgtgcggcaggaggagcagcagctggagcggcagcagcagcagccgctgctaAGCCTAAGAAGAAACGCGTGAAGATAATGGTTATTACCTCAAAGTATGATCCTGCTACAAAACGCATTGATGCCGAAAATGGAACGATTGAACACTCGACAGGGATCCTCGATCCAGGGACTGGTCGTATTGATACCAAATATGGTGTGATTGACCCAAAGAAGGGCACCTTGGAGGCCCTTAATACTAAAACAGGAAAGAAGGAGCTGTTCCAGGGCGATGTGGACATTAAAACGGGTAATCTGCACTTGGTTTCGGGAGTAGCAGATCCAACGACGGGACGCCTAGATGACACGCTTGGCCAGATTGTGTGCATAACCCCACAAGACAATCCAGTGGTGGAGCTAACGGTCATCACTAGCCGAATTGATCCCGCCACTGGCAAGATCGATACCGTTAACGGGGAGGTTGAGCGCTCTCTGGGAGTCCTGAATTTGGATACTGGCCTGCTGGATACCAAGTACGGAGAGATTAATACTCGCACCGGAGAATTAAAGGCCATCGACCCAAAGTCTGGAAAGATCGTGGTGAGCAAGAATGTCAAGGTTGATCCAGGCACTGGCCAGATCACCATTCTGGGTGTCCTCGACCCTAAGACTAACAAGATTGATCCCAACCAAGGCCGAATAATCGAggttggccagcaaattgaCCCCATAGTGGAGGTCACCTCATTGGCTGGAAAATTCGACTCAAAGAAGAACATTATAGATGCCAAGACAGCTCAGGTGGAGACTTCTGGTGGTCAGTTTGACCCAAAGGCTGGCAAGATCGATACGAAGTACGGACAAATCGATCTGGTCAAGCACACCATCACCTTCAACGACCCGAAGTCGGGGAAGACAGTGACGCGTGACATTAAGATCGAGCCTGCCACCGGCCAGATTGTACTAAAGAACCAGATCAACCCCAAGAACAACAAGCCGGACAAGGACTATGCCAGGATAATCTCTCTGAGGATTGTGCAACAACGAGTAGACCCCGCAACCAAGGCGCCCATTTCCCAGGTCAGCGCAGCCAAGGACAAAGACATCATTGTCGATCCCAAGTCGAACCAGATCTGGGTGCCCACGGGTGCCAGCGATCCCAGTACCAACGAGCAGCAATACATTTCCAGCAGCGTCGACCCTAAGACGGGTTACGTCATCACCATCTACGGCTACCTAGACCCCAAGACCAACGAGATTAAGAAACAGACCAAGCTAGACCCCAACACGATCAAAATTGAACCCACTTCTGGAAAGATCTACACCGCCACTGGCGAGGTCGACAAAGCCACGGGTGAACCGCTGTACGCCGCAACGCAGGTGGACCCAGAGTCCGGCGATGTTTACACGAAGCTGGCTCGCGTGGACCCCAAAACCGGGAAGATCGTCATAGTTCGCATTCTGCTCATTTCTAAGACTGATGAGCGCGGTCGCCCAGAGGAGATCGATCCGGAGACCTGTGAGATCGATCCCGTCTCTGGTCGTGTTCTTAAGTTCTTCAACAAAACCGTTTACGTTTATAATATGATTGACCCGGTTACTGGTGAAATTGTGCAGGTCGACCCCAACGATCCCCGCTTCGCTGGAGCCCGCACCACTGTGACCCACACGATGACCCTAACCGGCGAGATTGACCCCGTGACAGGTCGCATAAAGAGCGAATACGGCGACATAGACCCGAACACGGGAGACATCGACCCGGCCACAGCCGTAACAGACCCAGTCACGGGAAAACTGATCCTCAACTACGCCCAGATCGATCCGTCCCACTTTGGCAAGCAGGCGCAAGTGCAGACCACCACAGAAACGGTGCCGATCACCCGGCAGCAGTTCTTCGATGGCGTCAAACATATTGGCAAGGAGGCATTGCGTCGTGACTCCGAGGGCAGCTCTGAGGATGACATGACCCAGCAATATGGCAGCGATACAGTAAAGGACATTGTGCTAAGCAGTCCAAGCCAAGCGGGAGCCAGCTCCAAACTGGGGAAACCAGTGAGCACGCCCACCGTAGTGAAGACGACTACGAAACAGGTGCTGACCAAGAACAACGACGGCGTCACACACAATGTCGAGGAGGAGGTTCGAAATCTGGGAACGGGTGAAGTGACATTCTCAACACAGGAACACAAG AAATCTCCGCTTTACTCGAGCTCCGCGACCACAACCACTGGCCCCCATGTGGAGAGCACCCGTGTGGTGCTTGGCGAGGACACACCCGGATACTCGGGACACGGCGAAATCATCTCTACCCAAACCGTGAGCAGTAAAACCCGCACTGTGGAAACCATTACC TACAAAACCGAACGCGATGGGATTGTTGAGACACGTGTGGAACAGAAGATCACCATTCAGTCCGACGGCGATCCAATCGATCATGACAAAGCTTTGGCTGAGGCAATACAA GAAGCGACGGCCATGAATCCGGACATGACAGTCGAGAAGATtgaaattcaacaacaaacacagtAG